TATCCAACTtgtacaggtacaacattacctgatgattccaatgcatttcatggttaattattcacagatcaatggagaattatgtttattttcagagcaatgaagttggaaatagtgtgcgaatggagaaggagggatttgtgagaagtctgagcacactttttgagaggggggtcgatgtgcagcaagttgtgactgaccgccacacaggagtgcagaagtatttgcgggaggaaaaaaaggaaatcagtcactactttgacccctggcacatgggaaaaggtaatctttgtggatgtatatagtgaatattacaggattttttttttctattttaaatgtgggtctgtttggctctccaggaattggtaagaaaatcgaagagctggggaagagaaagacgacccaggatgtgagactgtggaagcaaagtgtggtgaaccacctctactggtcagcatccAGTTCCCCCTCAGGACAGGAGGCAGTAGCAAAGTGGACTTCAGTTGCCAACCACATCCAAAATGTGCACAGCCATGACAACGCCCTGTTCCCTAGCTGTCTGCATGCACCTCTGGATGGAGAACAGGCAAGACAGTGGCTCAAACCAAGTAAGTGTAGCATGTACTCATTACAGCTGAGCCTTTACTGTTGGGTTTCTTTACATTTAAAACACGTCACCCCACAACAGAATATTTGTCTTCACCTCCTTCAACATGGAGAAATATTTTTGGAGCATGAGAGTTACAGACGTCACATGTGGCTGCTAAggtcacacaccaccatttggccaacagcaattaattactaagaataaaatgctgtgcagaaatttaaacagaagagtgcgccacacaactcatggttttaggcagaacagccATAATTGACATAATATGTACTAAAATGCCGTAAGTAATtaccacacctgtctacagcactattagtcactctttcatacatttgtcatctaaaaatgtcagctatgggtaactttttctcaatgaaataatagcaacattctaaagttgatcaaattgtaatttttgtaattaacattttctacgtaggcacagcatcatgtgagaagctcactgccattctgttagctccacggtttgtaaaggacgtagagaagataagccctcagtaccacacatccaccttggaggctttccacagtctcatcatcagatttactccaaaaagtcaggtcttctccttcaaaggaatgctgtctaggtaatgaatacaacaaatgttcaaattaatgcctctaattgttcaaattttagaatgaaatgtagaattttgcctaaaatctacatggtttgtttatttgattatttcagaTTACAAATTGCTGCAATGCACTATAATGAAAATGCAGCACGCTCACATGCAGCAACAGCAACTGGTGAGCTGAGATATGCTGTAGTGTACCCAAAGTACAAACATGGAGACTACACAGTGAGAGCCCTGAAGACCAATCCAACCTCATGTATGTCATAACCAAAATGATGTCATGGAGAGCTATTGTAATACTGAAAACCCTTTTCCAGTATATGTGCACAAGCTTATAGATCTGCTGTTcgactctgtggtggtggatcctcTCCCATATCAGGAGTACTCGGACAAAATTCCGGTTCCAGAACCGCTCTGTgcccagttccaaagaccagataaacgggatgctgtgagcaggcacaggtccaggttttaaagtgcacgtaaggtgagctacacaagagattgtaattattagttagtactctactctgtgtggtttttccttttctcctcctcagccaggctGCACACCACTGTACGACAGAGGAGTTACCTGTCGTCATTATGGATCTTTATGCTCATCCACTCGTGACTCATGCTGTCCACCTCCCAGATGTCTATTGATCTCTACAACCTTTCTGCTCTGTGGCTCCCATACAACTTGAAAATCTTGGCCGTATGTAACATAACAAAACTCACCAGTCTTGCTTTTGTAAGTCATACTAGTCATACTAATATTACTTTTTTCCTCAGAGCCTCCTGATATTGTTACAGAAAAGCCTGTGCTCCCGGGATCCATCTCCACGTTTGTCATCACAGTGAAAGCTACCTCCAGTCTAAGGAACCAAAGAAACATCACTGTTGGCCCAACCTCTCCTCACATGGCTCCAGAATCTCTGCTTGTGGTTTAGAGTTTTGTCAAAAATCATGAAAGTTATGATCAGATTGTAATCTAACATTGTCTTAGTAGTAGCTATAATAAATGTTATCTTTAAAGcgcaattgtgtcattttaaatacaattatattgatattttgatttgtataaatacatatatcacatttattaaattatcATTCATTTTTACCTAATTGAACCTGCTCTAGATTAGACTTCATTAATCACACAGGGTGTAAACTCACTTGTTGCAGCAGCATTAATTAACCCCGAATTAGAACCTTACTGTTGTAAGAGCTCATTTGAAAAGTGTGTggctatatgtgtgtatatataaataatgtcaaagtgtaaagaagtgcatttaccgttttgtgatttatgcagctttttatggacaggaatcaatacaggaaatatatattataacatttatttaatccaaaaaatatatattagttcAGAGGAGGGAGGAATCCTTTGTATGCACCGTCTTCTGGGAACTCCTGCCTTATTCTGGAGACAGCGCATGACGGGATCACAACACGAACGTGCTGTCCCAGGTAAccccaacaccacctgaccacattccggtacgccagatgtctgtaacagctgagaaagaggtggtatgagttataaagtattcataaaaaaattattttgacaGTTGTCTTACCTGTTGAGCGTAGTCTCCTGCATCTCCCCATAGAGTTGCAGAAAGCTGCCATAAACTGCCTGCAACACGTAGGGATTCAGAGCAACAGCCTCAAAACCAGGATGCTCTGTTATGCAGGAGGTTACACCCACCTGCTGACACCTGAGCATTACCTATGACAAAGAACAACTGATATCAGGGCTATAAGAGTTCAATATTAGTATGATGTTAGTGATTGTGTAACAAATGTGTACATTACAGAATGCTTTTCTCATGGTGgggtacttttatttttataccttgggcgtttctctgcaGCACACATTTTCTCTGGCAGACAATGATGTGCAGTGGCCAAAGGTGCACCTGTTGAGGCAGTCATACAAAATTACTTTTAGCTAAGCTAAATATAGCTAGCTGTGGCTAAAAGCTACTTACCACTCAGAGACTGGACCCATTAGATGCCTTGATACTCCTGCTGGCTCGACTCCAGGGGCCTCTGACAACTCACAAGCTAGTGGCTCAAAAAGATACGGTTCAGGACCGCTTGCTTCCCCCAATAAGCCCTCCTCCCTATCCTCTGGGGAAGAAGGTGGGGAAAAGTCCTCCACCTCGAATGACTGCTCTGAGCTACTGTCGCTCTCCGTCGCCATCTGTATTCAAATTTCAGTATGTCAATCACGGTcgtagctccgccttctcggtcttacaggaaacgcctctttgggccgcatttttcaaatatgaaatgtgggtggagtaagactctgacagGGGATTACCACTACTTTAAGTTTGAAATTTTTTTGTAGCAAAATTTTATTTGtcacaaaaaaaagaaaatattccaTCAACGCAGTTAGCGCTGTGCTACAACAGACTAAAATAATAGTCTAATGCAACGCTACGCCAATCACTTACCTCCAACACACAGAAATTAATTCCTTTCattcccctccctcctcttccacagttagcttgaagttcACAGACTGACATTTATTAAATGCAGgcaagttagcattcaagctaggtagaTGTGCTAAGCCTTCTAGTgtctgtgtaacgtccagcaatggtcagtttttaggtacagtttgactattcaacatctggtcaaaatggagacacgagactgcatgtgttaaccggcctgccttcatcccatcagctgaagctcagagcctctctgcggcTCTGAACACGTGATAGcgaattgtcaacaatgatgttctctcctcaaggtccagctTCCCTTactgtcctacaggattcttcatgcctccaaataaggaacactcgcatctTGGATTAGTTgccaaatcaaagaatgatttcttaaattaaatatgaacttctaaaacttgtaAGCTAGAtattcattaaataaacatttgttcatCGCTACTtacaataattatagtataatgattttttttcattaatctgtgctcaatgattgaagtttgaaatgaatgttatgattacattgattgagtttcagcatgttgatatgacaaggtcatcaccatttccaTTCATACAAGGAcaaagttaagttaagttaaatgTATGACAgatatccacatgtgttttgtggatttggagaaggcttatgaccgtgtccccaggggcaccctgtgggggacgctccaggagtatggggtgggtggctttctgttaagtgccattcagtccctttaccagaggagcgcgagtttggtctgcatagccggtagttataggcgtcattttaaccggggacgccggggacatgtccccggcaaaatttgtgattggcagctgtgtcccccccactttaaaaaaagcctgctgatgaggatttttgttttaccagctcagatcttataccggggtcggcaacctgttcacatcaaagagccattattacccatttcccacagtaaagaaaacaccgcagcagccgcagcgttgtgggcggggcctaccctcagacagcagagagctgctcacgacaggtgacagcagccgatacaggacgctcgcatgggcgtcgcacccgtgggggattcaacacccacacttttccagctgtttgctcacctccacaccagtctggtttctctatgtcgcactcactctgtttgcctcatctccttcttcacctcccgcttctgacaggcgatgtcgggtttccaggagagcaggagagggagggacggaagagctcgactgaattcataattttacatcttgacattagctgtacaaagtctgagttcgataacgtgaagaacaacaatttgcagaggtttataacaggcgcggcgccaggttttcatttttgggtgggccacggtaattctggacggaccttaataagcagcgacttaagtgaagcaggcaggtcgcgctagaaaatttcgtttaaaaagacatcataaatgttttcccccgtcatttttatttctaaaatatgaagtaaaaactcccaatttaattttcattcatttgtcattaatatttagtctacacccgtgcgttaagtggaccatcttccagtaaaagcaaagcatccagcccacctctccaaatgcgtaaaatgtgcaccacagcctttaggcgcgccgcgcaccgtcagctacatcagcccagacaagagcagagcaaatagagaaagaatagaggataattctgtctggatgtggatggagattacattttacagcagcctgatcatcatttaaatacgtaaaccatcacctgctagtccacgctatcagcattattttaatgtgtgtgtgtgtgtgttttccacttcaaacactggtctaaccaaccagaccagcatgtccagtaacatattaatgttacaattaaacagtttcacttcatgtaggctaggaacatttcacctaccgtggcccgaccgcttctgctccacataaactttgtgtgtaatcaaatgtctctacaggtgctttttgagctgctattctgcctcagactggatgcgtcatgcgtgtccatattagagacgggaacaagcgctattcagccaaagtttcataatttcataaaaagaacatttttccaagtgacacatccctcagagagaccgggtttccagaccgcttcagtgggaggaaatcttgccgcatgcaccgtggttctgcgctgcgctgcaaacccctcagatcttcagcccactgtccaccgtgggcgctccgagccgcgctgaacacagtgtccagtataaatctctgatgttctgatgggaatcaagttacctctgcgatgtgcgtattaaaatgtcagctcatccatgcgcatcagtgcgcgtcggggtaattctttcaaatcaaccaacatccttgagtttatccgtcaaaataaaagtcaaatggaaata
This sequence is a window from Nothobranchius furzeri strain GRZ-AD chromosome 14, NfurGRZ-RIMD1, whole genome shotgun sequence. Protein-coding genes within it:
- the LOC139062612 gene encoding uncharacterized protein, producing the protein MENYVYFQSNEVGNSVRMEKEGFVRSLSTLFERGVDVQQVVTDRHTGVQKYLREEKKEISHYFDPWHMGKGIGKKIEELGKRKTTQDVRLWKQSVVNHLYWSASSSPSGQEAVAKWTSVANHIQNVHSHDNALFPSCLHAPLDGEQARQWLKPSTASCEKLTAILLAPRFVKDVEKISPQYHTSTLEAFHSLIIRFTPKSQVFSFKGMLSRLQIAAMHYNENAARSHAATATGELRYAVVYPKYKHGDYTVRALKTNPTSLYVHKLIDLLFDSVVVDPLPYQEYSDKIPVPEPLCAQFQRPDKRDAVSRHRSRF
- the LOC129164975 gene encoding P2X purinoceptor 7-like, whose product is MATESDSSSEQSFEVEDFSPPSSPEDREEGLLGEASGPEPYLFEPLACELSEAPGVEPAGVSRHLMGPVSEWCTFGHCTSLSARENVCCRETPKVMLRCQQVGVTSCITEHPGFEAVALNPYVLQAVYGSFLQLYGEMQETTLNSCYRHLAYRNVVRWCWGYLGQHVRVVIPSCAVSRIRQEFPEDGAYKGFLPPLN